In the Salvia miltiorrhiza cultivar Shanhuang (shh) chromosome 8, IMPLAD_Smil_shh, whole genome shotgun sequence genome, AGAAATTATAGTTTAGTAGTTTACACAATCTCCAAAAGCTATAATAGAGTGTACTGACAAATATTTTAGTGGaaatagaagaaataaaaatgatgaaGGCCAAACTTCGTGATTGAAATGAATTCAAAGAGTATACCTCAGCAATAAACAATGTTTCATCATCTCTTAATGAACAAGCTATACCAAGGGCGTCAACAAGATCTTTGCGAGTGCCATTGTGAGGGACTGTTACTGTAACTGGGTGAGGCAAATTAGTCCCATCAGTGCTCAAGACTGTCAAAGTCATCTTTCGCATTGTTGAAGAAGGAAGTGGTAGTGACAGGTACATAAATGGATCAAATGTAACAGACAACTTTTTGCAAATGGGGCAAACCAATGATGATCGATATTGACCCTACAATTGAAGTAAAGCACTTATCAGAAAGGCAAATCAGCATCTATTTCTAATAAAAGAGCAATAGAGAATGAACCATGATGGTCGACCATAAGCTACAAGGCCAAAATAGGTGCTGAACCATTATTTTTATCCATGACAATGTAGAAGCAAGGAGAAAGAAGAATACTTGACACAAATCTACTATGACCGAATCATTGCGCGATAAATGGTTCTCCCAGTATTCATCTGCCACTTCTTCATCAGGACGACCATCTTCTTCTTTTGCCTGTACATAGGGTTTTCTTTTTACGCGGTTGAGATCTTCGTGGAGGCCATccaacaaaaaagaaagaaattccTACAATAAAACTTGTAAATACATGAAAATTATCCATCTAGCAAAAGTTATTAAAACAACTGCTTTGAAGGCTACGAGAATGTTATTTACTTGGGAATCATGTTGATTGTATCCACTAAATTGGGGAGCAAAACTGGAGATAGTCGACTTAAACATTTTTGGAGCTACTGGTGTTGCCTCAGGAGCCCACAACTTTCTAAGTAGGTCCCCAAATGCTATAGCAAGCTTGCCCTGGGACAATCACAATATTCTTAACATCAGAGATACAGTAGAACTTAGTCATGATAAAGAGGAAGGAAGCACGAAAAGGAAGCACATCCAATTTCTTAGACTTGTACAAAAAGAACAAAGAGAAATTGGATAGAGTGGTACTGATTCTAAATAACAAGTCTCTAACAAAAAgtaaatcaaataaacaaaattgaCATAGGGTAGAAATACATACATTCATGCCCAGTGGATTTTCATAATTCAGATCTTTCCTGAAGTTTCCAAGAAAATAATCAACTAGCTTGGGTGTATGAACCAAGCACTGGACAGCACTGTTCATAAAACAAGTATTTCCAAGGTTGTACAGTCCAGTCAAGCCCAAAGAACCAGTCCTATTAACGGCACTACAAGCTGCATCAGATAGAGGAACTCTAGAAAACAAGTTCACTTTATCCACAATGCCATTCACTGTAAATTCAGAACTCGAACAAGGACCATTCATTCTAGGCTGCTTCGCTACCACGTTCTCATCACTGCTTTCCTTCTCATTGATGCTACAAGGCAAGCCATAAATGTGCAACTCTAAGAGAATCTGCAAAGGCAAATGTCAACAAGATAGGAAGCAAAAACAATTACAAAAATAAGTACCAATTAAGACCAAACTTCATTTTAAAATCTAGTTCCTGACTTCTAGGCTAAAGTGAGAAAATTAATTACCTCCCCCTGTGGTCGAGCCAAATCCACAGATGACAGGCTGTCATTGAGAAAAAACTGGCTTGTTTGTCTTGAGAAATCCCATACTTGCAACTGTAAATTGGAAGTGAGCAATTATGCTCATATCTCCACTCTAAATGAAATACCAGTAATATATATTGCTCACCATGCCCAACTTGGTAAAAATACTGTATGCTTTGCTGAAAGCTCCATGTCCATTATCCTGCAATTCTCAAAACATTTCCATTTGCAAAATGGATTAATACGAGTAGAAATAAGAGGTATGGAACATAAAGATGAAGGGAGGCTAGTTATTCTTAACATACCTTTTTGCTAATCTTTATGACCAAATGTCTTGTTTCTCTCACATACATAAGTCTGATCTGCAAAGAGAATAAGTCATGTCCACTATCTTCGCCAGGTAATGAATTTTCCATACCCTTCTTATCATAATGCCTACAATGGAAAGGCAAATAAAGCAAATGTCAAATTGTAGGCTTCTGATAAATGGTTCGTTCAGCACCCTCAACAGTCAAGGAGCATAAACTAGATTCCAACTTCATAAAGGATGAGACCTAAAGAACGCCACAGTCTACCATGGCCGTGCTTCTGATCACAACATCAGATGGACCTTTGCCAGGAACTCTATATTTGAAAGTTGACACGCTTAAAACTTTAgctatttttctatttcataAACTTAGTTTATAAAACTTAGAGCTTCAGGTGTGCTGAATGATGATGTAACATGGACAAGAACTATATTTATGTAGATAACAGAAAATCTCTACATATACCCTTAGAAACATGGATTTCCAAGTTCACGATCAACAGTTCAGTTCAAAAGGAGTTCAGTGTCCATAATCGACAGAGTGGGATATCATTTATCTAGTCGCATCCTAGACTGCACTAGATCCTAAACATAACTTGTATATCTATGTTCAATAGTGTGCTTTGAGGATAAAATTGGTAGTTTTCTCGTGCGTTTCTTATGAGTCTTAGTGTGAAGATTTTCAAGCATATCACAACTTTCAAAGAGAATCACTTGTATTTCAGTCCAACCTTGTTTTACAGATATACAGACTGACCAATAAGTCCATAACTAGTCCTGAAACCCATCATGAAAGCACTGTGTCCATATTTCTGAGAACAATATTTTGTTAACATAAATCGGTcataaatttacaaattcaaagaTTCTTAAGATCTTACATATATTGTGCAAATTAGATTTAACTACTGATAGAAGTATATGACCTGTAAGTTGAGAACAATCGCACTCTAGCCCCAACATAATTATGGTTCTCAACTTCTGAAGCACGTGATACGAATTTTATACATATCAACAAGAATTACATAATTACTTACTAATGTAACATAGATTCACCAAGAACATACAAAAATAACTATAGTTAGAAAAACAATAATGCAAATAAAccaataaatcaaaatcaaatactACATGATTACATAGCCTAACCATTTAAGAGCAGTACAGAACATCCACTCAGACACCAACGCCAAATCCCCCTCACCGCTATAGTTGCCTTCTTCGCCACTAATGCCGACCTCCTCTTCTCTCCTCAAACCCACCAAAATCTCCGAATCCCCAAAACCCCCAATGCTCTCGTCAGGAGCATGACCATTCAATTGCACAGTCGCATTATACAAAACGCCGCAAACTCCGGTCGTCTCATCCgccacggcgccgccgcacGCCGCCTCCTTCCACCACCTGACCATAAATGAACAAACAAAACAATTCTTCAGTCCCCATCCTAGCAATAAAAAGAGGGAGAAGCAACTAATAAGCTTCGTCAAAGTTTAACTAACCTGAAGGAGACCAAGTAGAGCGATTCGCCGGGGTCGGCAAATGAAGGCGGCAAAAATGATTGATCGAAAGTGTTTGAGAAAAGGTCATCGTCGTCGTTGTTGAAGAAAAATGAGTCCATGAGGTTTATGGATTTAGAGAGAGAACGGCGGAGGAGAGAAAAAATCAAGGTCGCTGATTGGTTGAACAGTTGGAAAAGGGGTGGAAATTGGAATCCGAATCGAAATTCAAGGGCTTTGTTAACAGCAGCAGTAATGGTGAGTCGCTTCAGGCAACGGCTCATCTAGCATCTACAAAccaaattgaaaattgaaaaccaaacaaaaatagagagagggagagttaAGGAAGGAAAAGTCATAAAATCGACGAATAGATAGACCCGAGATTTAGTTACTACTTACCCGtccctttttttatatatatacacgttaATACTCCATCATTTCCATGAACCAAGACCAACTTCTTTTCAGCacggaaattaaaaaatggtGATTCTAATCAGAACCCCTATTTTACTCAATATAGTCACTCacagaaaataataataataaataattataaatatacaatTTTAACCTTTAATTATATAgcctcaaattaaatatataatttattttacagttaaattaaaatttaatttttcatataGCCCAGACTACATCTGCATCAAGCAATCACAAATTCTATTAGTATTACAAATTCTACATCTGCATCAAGCAAGCAGGTTAGGATTTTCAATCTGAATTTCAAGCAGAGCTACCAGTAATCTTCTCTTCAGAGGTGGAGAAACGGTGGCGGCCAGTCGGCTGCTCATGAACTTCCTTCTACCCATTTTATCTCTCTCTGCTCATAATTGTTTAAAGGGAATAGAAGGCGATTTTGACTGGAGAGAGAAGCAAATTCAAGAAAATTGATTTTTGAGAGGCTCAATTGTTGGTGTATGAGCTATATATATAGACAAAATTTGTATATATTGCAAACTTGTTCCTCTGTTTTGGTTGCTATTGGTGATGCAGCTAGAACAGAGCTAAgctcgcgccagagcagagctaaatccCGCGCCAGAtcagagccaagctcgccagagctgaagtcgttgtgccagagcagaggaggtCTTCCAAGCAGAGCAGACTTGCAGAGCAAGTTGTTTCTAGTTTTTTCTTATCTGCCGTGGGCAGTGtatgttcttttgaaattgATAACTTATCAATTTTTCAAAGATAATATAAGAAAAGAATTGCTCCATCAACCTGATAACAATAACTTATTGTCCAGGCActgattttaaatttcaattactTGCATGTGTTTGCCTGACTCTTTGTGACACCCTAATCCAATTTAACTTTaaatgaaaacgcacgcggaaaatcatgactataaataaatatttaatgtgaaaatagagaaataaatattttattttaaaataatttactaaacataacatttttaagtaaaactaaatttaaaatatttgattcgccattcgaccttccacgcgcctccggcctttaaaatctgaaaatgttaagtatgggatgagcatacagggtatactcagtgtgggaacatgcaatcattgttcacgttaataaaatggaatcacatatgatcaaacattcgtaactgaaagtcgcacggtgacataccaaggacctttccgtcctggaccgattcagccggcccctggcgactggttgcaaccataactttaacatgtatatcgcattgtggcataccaaggatctttaccatcctggacccattcaatgggcccctagcgatataatttaatgtaactcacatatggtaaaacacataatattaaaatggacaaagattaaccacagcatgtactgaaataaatcccacacctgaatttTGAACTTGAACTTCAACTTCAACTTGAATGCGAACTTGagtaattcaattaaaattcatattctagtcgcgccgcacctagtcagataaattcaaataatataaCGTAAGGGCCTAATTAAACTTTAGAGAATAATTTAAACTATAggatcatataaaaataattgatctaataaattataaacGAACTTTTCTTATAAAAGATTTGagctcaatatttaattaaaattaagtttaaattaataatataagtcCAAATATAATATGAATGATGTCCTTTATAAAATGATATGCAAATGCAAGTCcatttgataattaaaaagagcccaactatttaataaaattaagccCCAGTTTAAAGCCCATTCCCCAGCCCATCATCTAACCCTCTCCCTCATGTTCTTCACATACACCAACACCCAAACACAAACTCACACCTCAAAGTCTCAAACACACCCCACCTCATACGCACCATCTCCTTCTCCCTCGCCTTCTGCCGCCGCTGCCCAACAGCGGCGCCACCCTGCgtctcccctctctctcccaGCCTCCCTCTCTTCCTCTCCCTGACCCCTCTCTGTCTTCCCTCAGCTCTtgtctccctctcactctcccTCACTTCTCGCCCTTCACCCTCATCTCTCTTCCTCCTCCCCTGCCCCTGTCCGTGCCGCACCAGCCGCAGCcgctccttctccttctccggcgACCCTTCGTCGCCACCTATACCTGCCCGGCGTCGCCCTCACCTCCATTCTCTCTCCTGGCCGACAGCagcaccaccatcgccgccccCGCGTCGACAGCGGCGCTGCCCAGGCGCCTTCTCCATCTGTCCGACCGGACCAGCATAGCAGCGGCCAAGACCACCACACCGCTGCCCCTTCTCCTCCTCTGTCCGCCGCCGTGGCGTGCAGCGCCGGCGGCGCTGTTCAACCGTTTCCCCTTCCTTCTTCTATCTCATGTCTAAATTCTAAGCCACTGCTCCTCTTTCAATCTATTCTATttttgataaacactcattttgcatggtttttatggtttatattctacGGTTTAAATCGATTTTACGCCCGTTTTATTATCATTTGGAGTTCATTAActattatttcatgatttcacggtcgggtgtagttttgactgtttggatgcagaaatgAGTGGTACtggagcatggagtgtaaggaacatgttaaagagaagagttttgagataATCGAGCCTAAAAATtgagaaaagatgaagattctGAAGTCGGGGCGAGAAGAGgcaattcggcggtcaaaggaGTTGACCGCCGAAAATTGAGCATTTGAGGAACaaattcggcgaccaactcggcgatcgccgagttgggcGCTGAAATCTCTGGATTGGATTTACGCCTTGTGGAGAAAAAATGACGATAGCCGTTTTTGGGAGGATTTTAGGCCAAATTCAGCGACctgttcggcgaccgccgaacgggtcgccatTTTGGTCGCGTGTTTTTGAGCCTTCCGCatttttacatttttctttgttattttcgatttttaaaCTCTTGTTtgaccctaagactataaataggtcctcttttgacctatctagggtttcCAACATTTATTTTtgagttttatagctttagttTTCATTGCTTTTCAATTCTTAGAGCACTGGATTTTGATTTCTGCAAGAGTGAAGATTCGAGCTGTTACATTCAATTACTacggttttatataatttagtttttgcaattgTTCTTTTAATtactatgtttatgttttattttacgaTGTCTGGCTAATttgttaatctgaacctagggtttgcacatagctgattaattatgtgtttatgatttattgatatcaatttgccctccaacttgtgattcatgattcctggtgcctgttttcttgtgaattacctgatcaataatttacgtgtctagctgttcagtttgagtcttgaatgcgataattgttcagccgattcaggaatgcatgatatagtgttagccttgagtcttgaatgtgacaggtgaagctataggaagctattctttgtgtgctatttggagttagtttattccttggagtcttgaatgtgaaaaggggtaaattaatctacgttcataggtgttccttagagaagcttgtgaataatatagtgatctttcatcagggttggattaaattggtaattgaatcaatagattaaatgcatataattgattagtaaaagtacatccctagggtcagagtctttaattaattgagtttttatccatttttatttgttttgttttgatttaagttatcttcattcttatttgagtttgcctgaatattactagagtttagttaggattacttaaggtgattcgttataatagtccctgtggatacgatactctgcttgctgtttttgtgctacaattatactatttagttgcagttattgttgttaagaaaatagtgatcaactttttggcgccgttgccggggactatttagaatttactttaatatttctgactagacttaagcattatttcaggcgttttaagtttttattttattttattttatttttagtttttaatttctgtttctaatttttgtttgttgtctcaggagtgtatgatcacgagatccaaaggaaatGAACATCTTGTACCTTTGAATTTGAAAATCGAAAAGCTGCATAAAAGAGACAACCgtgaaaagaagaagcaagcaatggcagagcAACATAATAACATGGATCTTGAAACTCTTATGCGAGCAGTGACAAACCTTCAGAGGTAGCtagatgaagagagagaggagaacaggcgcaaccgggctcctccaccaaagccaccactgaatcacatgtatcagcctcgggttgatcaatttcaaggaggcagatggggaccaactgtgcaggctaccacgttcgagctgaagccgagattgataaacatggtgcaagctgaacagtTTAGTGGAACGACTTCTGAAAATCCGTATGCTCACATTACTCAGTTTCTAGATATctgcgacactattaagcagaatggagtgccaccagatgccatcagaatgaagatgtttggattctctctcagggacagagcgaaggagtggttcaagagtttGGACAGATGTGCTATTACcggatgggaggatttgtgtagagctttcctggcaaaatactttcctgcttctaaagctcagaaaatcattgcggagatttctcacttttcccagctaggagatgagaccattcatgatgcctgggaaagatttcgtgagctgctcaggaactgtccacaacatggtttcacggaggatcagcagatcattcacttttataatggtttgactggtctaacaaaaagtatggtggatgctactgcaggtggatgtcttctccatagaaatacaaaggaggcttatcgtgtgatagaagagatggcctccaacagttatcaatggccgaatgacagaagttctacgagaagaattgcagctgttcatgaggagagagatgattttaaggagaaatatgaagctcttcaaaagcagtatgagttggagagaaaagcACTGCTAGCAaaaattcctcagcagccgaTTTTATCTGATGTGGCACAGTTTGAAGATGCTAATTATGTCCAGCGGAAgtaccaattcaataggccGAACTATCAGGGACATCAGGGCGAAAATCCACTGTATCATccaaataataggaatcatccaaatttttcctattcaaatcccaacaatgctttgcaacctccacctgggttttctgtgtctagcggaggagttataaatgagccgaagaagggatcactggaggatatgatgcaacAGGTTTTAACAGAGGtgtctagcatgaagacaactgttaatacaaggatgactaatttggagtctcaagtgg is a window encoding:
- the LOC131002037 gene encoding ubiquitin carboxyl-terminal hydrolase 8-like, whose amino-acid sequence is MSRCLKRLTITAAVNKALEFRFGFQFPPLFQLFNQSATLIFSLLRRSLSKSINLMDSFFFNNDDDDLFSNTFDQSFLPPSFADPGESLYLVSFRWWKEAACGGAVADETTGVCGVLYNATVQLNGHAPDESIGGFGDSEILVGLRREEEVGISGEEGNYSGEGDLALVSEWMFCTALKWHYDKKGMENSLPGEDSGHDLFSLQIRLMYVRETRHLVIKISKKDNGHGAFSKAYSIFTKLGMLQVWDFSRQTSQFFLNDSLSSVDLARPQGEILLELHIYGLPCSINEKESSDENVVAKQPRMNGPCSSSEFTVNGIVDKVNLFSRVPLSDAACSAVNRTGSLGLTGLYNLGNTCFMNSAVQCLVHTPKLVDYFLGNFRKDLNYENPLGMNGKLAIAFGDLLRKLWAPEATPVAPKMFKSTISSFAPQFSGYNQHDSQEFLSFLLDGLHEDLNRVKRKPYVQAKEEDGRPDEEVADEYWENHLSRNDSVIVDLCQGQYRSSLVCPICKKLSVTFDPFMYLSLPLPSSTMRKMTLTVLSTDGTNLPHPVTVTVPHNGTRKDLVDALGIACSLRDDETLFIAEIFNNSILQALDSPSGSIELIRDYDQLVAYRLPKGMDGCPLVEFIHQQEEKSYLHSLPTFKKFGIPLVARISDLSKGSEIHKEFLKLISPFLLPREEFLIDLASRENAQEDEEMEDTISDEAENSKNETENDLDSQSNFEFYMESGHYSRRFKIQMDEPVPTSKHGPPIKVWVSWSEKMIQDYDTSILSQLPEVCKTASVSETQDSISLYKCVEAFLKEEPLGPEDMWYCPNCKEHRQASKKLDLWRLPEILVIHLKRFSYTRFLKNKLETFVDFPVDNFDLSNYILKKNNKDCHRYMLYGISNHYGGMGGGHYTAFAKHRLDSWYEFDDSHVYPVTEEQIKTQAAYVLFYKRVS